In a single window of the Mycobacteriales bacterium genome:
- a CDS encoding phosphatase PAP2 family protein, with translation MVTTRTRTRRPVAALWVALAGLALTVLASLGARHGLVSAPERAVFRAVNGLPGWVERPAWGLQLLGVLITPLIAAAVLLAGGRWRPAFAMVLLVPLKLVAEREVLKKLVERRRPGENEPGAILRDVPPAGLSFPSGHAIVAAGMVVVLWPYLGRTGRVVAATLGGAVCVARVYLGAHNPLDVVAGAGLGLLLGGLLTLLVGVQGGHRDS, from the coding sequence ATGGTGACCACCCGGACAAGGACGCGCCGCCCGGTCGCCGCGCTCTGGGTCGCGCTGGCCGGCCTGGCGCTCACCGTCCTCGCCTCGCTCGGGGCCCGGCACGGCCTGGTCTCCGCACCCGAGCGGGCGGTGTTCCGGGCCGTCAACGGCCTGCCCGGCTGGGTCGAGCGGCCGGCCTGGGGGTTGCAGCTGCTGGGCGTGCTGATCACGCCGCTGATCGCCGCGGCGGTGCTGCTGGCGGGCGGCCGCTGGCGCCCGGCCTTCGCGATGGTGCTGCTCGTCCCGCTGAAGCTGGTCGCCGAGCGGGAGGTGCTGAAGAAGCTGGTCGAGCGGCGCCGGCCCGGGGAGAACGAGCCCGGCGCGATCCTGCGGGACGTGCCGCCGGCCGGGCTGTCCTTCCCCTCCGGGCACGCGATCGTCGCGGCCGGGATGGTGGTCGTGCTCTGGCCGTACCTGGGCCGGACGGGCCGGGTGGTGGCGGCGACGCTGGGCGGCGCGGTCTGCGTCGCCCGGGTCTACCTCGGCGCGCACAACCCGCTCGACGTGGTCGCCGGGGCCGGGCTCGGGCTGTTGCTGGGCGGGCTGCTCACCCTGCTCGTCGGCGTACAGGGCGGTCACCGTGATTCCTGA
- a CDS encoding sodium:proton exchanger, producing the protein MLTTLVRPLAVCGVLTVPALVTRFAGIHPAPLVALVLFGVAVVAASFVLAWAAEAAQVDISGGLAIAILAVIAVLPEYAVDLYFAYTAGSEPSYRAYAAANMTGSNRLLLGLGWSLVVLIGLAVARRRTGRTVRELVLESGYRVELGFLAIAALVAFVIPVTSRISLPLGFALLGFFAYYLWRMSRAEAGEPHLVGPAATIGALPTRARRGLVVGLFLFAAAVILASAEPFAQGLIATGRELGLDEFLLVQWLAPLASESPEFIVAILFALRGNGGDAIGTLISSKVNQWTLLVGSLPVAYLLGGGGAGGLALDPRQVEEFLLTASQTALGVAALLALRFPRWAAWMLLGLFAVQFAFPGQTARYVLSAIYLAIAVAALIRHRRHILPTLAAPFRRTPSEPAREPVAV; encoded by the coding sequence GTGCTCACCACGCTGGTCCGGCCCCTCGCCGTGTGCGGGGTGCTCACCGTGCCCGCGCTCGTCACCCGGTTCGCCGGGATCCACCCCGCGCCGCTGGTGGCGCTGGTGCTGTTCGGCGTGGCCGTGGTGGCCGCCTCGTTCGTGCTCGCCTGGGCCGCGGAGGCGGCGCAGGTCGACATCTCCGGTGGTCTCGCGATCGCGATCCTGGCCGTCATCGCAGTGCTCCCGGAGTACGCCGTCGACCTCTACTTCGCCTACACCGCCGGCTCCGAGCCCAGCTACCGTGCGTACGCCGCGGCCAACATGACCGGCTCGAACCGGCTGCTGCTGGGCCTCGGCTGGTCGCTGGTCGTCCTGATCGGCCTGGCCGTCGCCCGCCGCCGCACCGGCCGGACCGTCCGGGAGCTGGTGCTGGAGTCCGGCTACCGGGTCGAGCTCGGGTTCCTCGCGATCGCCGCGCTGGTCGCGTTCGTGATCCCGGTGACGAGCCGGATCTCGCTGCCGCTGGGCTTCGCGCTGCTCGGCTTCTTCGCCTACTACCTCTGGAGGATGTCCCGGGCCGAGGCCGGCGAGCCGCACCTGGTCGGCCCGGCCGCGACCATCGGGGCGCTGCCGACGCGGGCCCGCCGCGGCCTGGTCGTGGGGCTGTTCCTGTTCGCCGCCGCAGTGATCCTGGCCAGCGCCGAGCCGTTCGCCCAGGGCCTCATCGCCACCGGCCGCGAGCTCGGGCTCGACGAGTTCCTGCTCGTGCAGTGGCTCGCACCGCTGGCCTCGGAGTCGCCGGAGTTCATCGTCGCGATCCTGTTCGCGCTGCGCGGCAACGGCGGCGACGCGATCGGCACGCTGATCTCCAGCAAGGTCAACCAGTGGACGCTGCTGGTCGGCAGCCTGCCCGTCGCGTACCTGCTCGGCGGCGGCGGCGCGGGCGGCCTCGCGCTGGACCCGCGCCAGGTCGAGGAGTTCCTGCTCACCGCCAGCCAGACCGCGCTCGGGGTCGCCGCCCTGCTCGCGCTGCGGTTCCCGCGCTGGGCGGCCTGGATGCTGCTGGGCCTGTTCGCGGTCCAGTTCGCGTTCCCCGGGCAGACCGCGCGGTACGTGCTGTCCGCGATCTACCTCGCGATCGCGGTCGCGGCCCTGATCCGCCACCGCAGGCACATCCTGCCCACCCTGGCCGCCCCGTTCCGCCGGACGCCGTCCGAGCCGGCGCGGGAGCCCGTCGCGGTCTGA